The Dehalococcoidales bacterium genomic interval CTACCAGCGCCCGGTAGAACCAGGGCGTAAAAGGCTCGCCCAGCAGCCAGGGTGCCACGGCAACAATTATGGCTACGCCAAACATGACCGGTGTATATATCCGGCCGAATCGCCCGGCAAAGTGCTGGTAGCTGGACTTTTTGGCTTCTGAGCGCTCCACCGAATGGATAATCCGGGCCAGGGTCGTATCCTGAGACTGTCTGCTCACTCTTACCTCAAGGGAACCACGCTGGTTTATGCTGGCGGCAAATACCGGGTCACCCGGGGCTTTACTGACCGGGATTGATTCCCCGGTTATGGGTGCCTGATCTACCGAAGAAGAGCCGGCGACGACTGTTCCGTCAAGAGGGACATTCTCCCCGGGGCGCACGATTACTGTCTCCCCCACCTTTATTTCCTCTATGGGAAGGGTCACTTCCTGACCGTTCCTTTTCACCAGTGCTTCACGGGGCACCAGTTCCATAAGAAGCCTCAGTGAGCCTCTCGCTCTCTCAGTGGCATAGGTTTCCAGAATGGCCCCCCAGGTATAGGCGAAGACCAGAATGGCGGCTTCGTCCCAGAACCCCAGGACAATAGCGCCGATGGTGGCTATTACCAGGAGGGTATAAATATTGAGTGTTCTGGCCCGGAGTCCGGCTATGGCCATCTTAGCCGGATAGTAACCGCCGATAAGAATCGAGGCGCCATATATGAACCGGGCTGTATTGCGGTCTAGCCCCACCCGTTCCAGGACAAAAGCGGTAAGCAGGAGAATGCCGGAAACGGCGATGAATTTAACCCGGAAGTCCTGCCACCAGGCTCTGGTTCTGGTTTTGGCCTTGGCCAGCCGGGCCTTCATACCGGTTTCGGCGATAGACTTGATGATATCCTGAGAAGAAAGCCGGGAAGGGTCATAGGTGACTTCCACCTTCTGGCTGGCAAGGTTCACTTCGAAATTCAGGAGTCCGGGCAAGCTTTTGAATTTCTTTTCAATGACTATCACCTCGTCAGCGCAGTCCATACCCTCGACATACAAAGCTATGGATTGAAAGACTTGCTCGGGTTTTATTTTATAACCAAGCCTTTCCACGGTCTTGACTATCTCGTCTACCGGTAACTCATGGTCAGCGGGTCTGACGATCAGCTTGGATGATGATAGAAACACCCGGGCAGAAGCTACGCCTTTGACCCTGGAAACAGCGCCTTCTATTTTAAGAGCGCAATCAGCGCAGTCCATACCTTCCACGGTGAGGACTTTTTCTTCAGTCATATAGCCTTTCCTTCTTTCGATTCCTTTTTTGCGTAATGGCTAAATCAATATGCCCGGCTGCGACAGGTCCAACTCAAAACTCGACCTGTTCAACTGCTCCGATCAACTCCTGGGCCAGTACATGATGATAAAAACACCAGCAAGCGCGACAATACCGCCGATAAGGTCAAATTTGTCCGGTACATACTTGTCCACCAGCCAACCCCACAGAATTGCCAGTACTATGAAGATGCCACCGTAGGCAGCGTAAACTCGCCCGAAATGGGCGGGTTGCAGAGTCGGGATAACGCCATATAAGATAAGCACGATAGCTCCAGGAAGAGCGTACCAGGGACTTTTACCCCCACGTAGCCAGAGCCATATAAGGTATCCTCCGCCGATTTCACATAGCCCGGCAAGTATGAAGTAAAACAACGACCTGACCATCTAACCTCCCTGTTCAGATGCAATTCCCATCGGCACATCTTCCGACACTGGTAAATTCCAGTGCCGAGTGTGCTCCAGGCAGATTTCTAACAATTGGCGAATGTGATTATCGCTCAGGGAATAGTACATCATCCGCCCTTCCTTGCGCTGTTTAACGAGGCGGAGTGTTCGTAGTATTCGAAGGTGTTGAGATACCGCCGAGTCAGAAATTCCGACCACGCAGGCAATATCGCAGACACAAAGTTCCTCCTCTGCCAGGGAGTGCAGAATCTTGGCCCGGTTAGAATCAGCCAGCGCGCCAAAAGTCTCTGACAGCATGGTAAAAGTCTCATCAGCCAGCAGCCGTTTTTTCGCCTCGGTCACTTTTTCTTCATCGACGGCCCATATTTCGCACTTAT includes:
- a CDS encoding heavy metal translocating P-type ATPase; protein product: MTEEKVLTVEGMDCADCALKIEGAVSRVKGVASARVFLSSSKLIVRPADHELPVDEIVKTVERLGYKIKPEQVFQSIALYVEGMDCADEVIVIEKKFKSLPGLLNFEVNLASQKVEVTYDPSRLSSQDIIKSIAETGMKARLAKAKTRTRAWWQDFRVKFIAVSGILLLTAFVLERVGLDRNTARFIYGASILIGGYYPAKMAIAGLRARTLNIYTLLVIATIGAIVLGFWDEAAILVFAYTWGAILETYATERARGSLRLLMELVPREALVKRNGQEVTLPIEEIKVGETVIVRPGENVPLDGTVVAGSSSVDQAPITGESIPVSKAPGDPVFAASINQRGSLEVRVSRQSQDTTLARIIHSVERSEAKKSSYQHFAGRFGRIYTPVMFGVAIIVAVAPWLLGEPFTPWFYRALVVLVVSCSCGLALSVPISVLASVSAAARKGVLIKGGADLEAAGRVEAVVFDKTGTLTIGLPRVTDVITLNGPVTRLLSIAASVESRSEHPLADAILRKAREDGVEVTPPADFEALTGLGARGTLNGSDYYVCNRRLCERMSIPVGEAEEELARLENEGKTAVLVVSRNEILGVIAVADQLRPNAKDTITALKKAGIKHTVMLTGDNEDTARAIASQVGIDEYRAQLLPEDKVSAVSQLKQKYGRIAMVGDGVNDAPAMAAADVGIAMGAAGTDIALETADLALMSDDLSRIPYALSVSRKTMRTIKQNVVASLTIIALVVTLALIGKIGLVPGLLINEGSALVVMVNGLRLLRS
- a CDS encoding metalloregulator ArsR/SmtB family transcription factor, which produces MMTRAEDKCEIWAVDEEKVTEAKKRLLADETFTMLSETFGALADSNRAKILHSLAEEELCVCDIACVVGISDSAVSQHLRILRTLRLVKQRKEGRMMYYSLSDNHIRQLLEICLEHTRHWNLPVSEDVPMGIASEQGG
- a CDS encoding YnfA family protein, with protein sequence MVRSLFYFILAGLCEIGGGYLIWLWLRGGKSPWYALPGAIVLILYGVIPTLQPAHFGRVYAAYGGIFIVLAILWGWLVDKYVPDKFDLIGGIVALAGVFIIMYWPRS